The Ziziphus jujuba cultivar Dongzao chromosome 3, ASM3175591v1 region GGTACAGGAAAATCAATCCCATAAGGCAAATAATTAGCTTTAATGAAGGAATGGTCACTGTATTTATTTCCACAATCAAATATGGAATCTCCAAAAACGAACAGAGCAGGCACTTTCTCAGCAATATATGCCAACTGAGCCTCAGATTTCACCGAGACAATCAAATGAAAACAGAGAAATTGAAGGTATAGGGAAAGGGAGGACATTGATGTCTCTTCCCAATCTCTGGTTTTTGATCCTTTGATGAATGTAGGTTTAAAGTGACTTGTTTTGTCAATACAGTCATGGTAAAAAGTTTGTTTGGGAAGCAagaaacctttttctttttctgtttctaAGGCTAGTTATATTCGGATGGCAAAGGAAGAAACATATTTAAATGGGTAATGGAATAACAAACACAATGctaatgttgatttttttttttttttcattggcctaaagaaaggggaaaaaaaaagaaaaagaaacaaaaaaagaacaaaatcgTGTAATGGAATAACAGTTTTaagacatatatttttttaaaacaaatttaagaCATATATATGATCTGTCAGAGAGACAAAGACAACAGATTGCTTTTGACATTTTCAAAGGTTTGCTAGAAATGGTTTTGGTAGTTTTCCCAAGTTGCTTAGAAATTACCTTTTCTACCGTGACCTTGCCCATATTTGACAGCCtttataccaataataataataataacaaacaaacataaTATTAAGCGTCTCAGAAAAATTgatagaatataaaaaatattgttatatttcaaaaaaaaaaaaaaaaaaaagaatattgtaATTTTGGCAAAATGACACGTGGAGTGTATATAGTTGAGTGTAATCCTCCCAAATAAACATCAAACGTATCTAAATACACCTTTCTACTTTTACAATCCCATACACCAAAGATAAAAGGAGTCCAAATTGTCATTTCTTAATGATATCACAatacaattttatcttttagttttaaaaatatcattaattttattatattttaaaaaaaattatatattttttattcattatatgctttttattttcaaaagccaaactCTTAAAAATATGTTCAAATCATTCTTTATTATGACTTCTTAAAACAAAGAATGTGTACggcttttaaatataaaaaattaaaatatattttttatattgaatattatataattgaatctaatattaaaaaaaattctgtcattattatattttaattacattttattgcTTCATTCTATTGACATTTAACATCTCTTTGAATTAttaataatggaaaaaaaataagtaaaaaaaattaaaaataaacataacaataaataacaacataaaaataaaaagcataataCACCCCTTTGTAGGGGGCGTTAATTGTAATTATTGCAACATCATGGATGGAGATGTGATATTCCATTGCCAACCCAACTACCCGAGAAAACTCTCTGGGCCGCTTCCACCGTACTAAAATCCACTGTTGCCTCCAAATCTACTGGCATAAATCAGCACCGTCCATCTCTTCGATTCCATAGAGGTTTAACCCTAAAGTCCATCTtgtctctcttcttcttcttccttgatcttggtttattttttattttttatttttccaatgttattttttatttatttttatattcctaTATATAAACCGATTGTTTACTTTTCGTGTCacattttctttccaaaaaaaaaaagaaaaaaaaaagcagtatttgtttgagaaatttataagctgggtttgtttgttttttgtttctttattaataACATTGTTATTGCTATAGCTGGGATGAAAAAGAAGGTGAAAGAGAGTGTGAAAGATAGGACTTTGTGAACTACTTGAAAaatggaactttttttttttcaaataacaaaaaaaaaaaaaaaagcaaacttCTGAAGTTCAATTATTTTTGCATGTGTAAAACCCTCTTTTTTGGTtctaaagttttgatttttcttttttctgaatttttttttatttatctttatttcaaaaaaaaaaaaaaaaaaaaaacagagtgtAATGGGTTTTTTTTGAGGTTGCtaaaatttgcatttttgttttccagaagaaggaaaaatcttttttattttgtttttttgttttgtgggtCTTCCTAGATACTTAGTGACATTCTGCATAATGTCTCATATTGTAGTAAAGTAATGGTTAAAGTGATTAGATTGTGACAAGGAGTTCAAAAGGGTTATGCTTGTGGTGGTTTTTATTAGATTTGCAGTTTGTATATGCTGTGTTGACATTTATTCATTGATTTTGTTAGTTGTTTAGCTGTGATGGAATGGAAGTGGCTTTTGTATACTCTTTggaatgtaatttatttacttacAAAAGATTTTGTTACTCTGGTGAAAGCCTGAAGCTAAAAAACCACTCTCTTAGAAGGGTAATTCAGCCTGAATTTTCAAATCCTGTTGGTGAGAGTACACTTCTATGGCGAAAGTGAACTCAAATCCTAGTAAAGCAGAAAACACTGCTAAATTATCTAATCAAAAGAAACGAAAGAGGTACCAACCTGGTTCTCTTAGACGGTCCGACCGGATTATGAACTTGCCTTCCGGCAACCAGGAAATACAACCTGTGGTTGAAGCGATAACTGTAATCGAAAGTGATAACGAAGATGAGGAACATACTAGTGTGGGAGATGAAGTACCTGAACTTAACAATGCTAATGTAGAGGAAGAACAACCAGAGCCAGCCTTAAACAATAAGAGTGTGGAAGAAAAAATTGACTATATTGCACAGCTATTGGAATCCCAACAAAATGTTAAAGTTAAGGTAATTGTTCCCCTCACATTTTCAAGATGCATGTATTGCCTTCACCCTTTTCTAATCATCAGCTTTTATCATTTGTGAATTGTAGTATCAATCTAGTTAGCTGACTcttttacattaattttgtaattaggaGGAGTGCTTCCCAAGTGCCAGCCCAAATATGACATACAAAAGCTTGTATGTAGATGCTCAAAATAAGGTAGTTTCGTTTATTTTTATGTACCTTTTAGCGCCTTTCTGAGTATTGAAATGTTAAATCTTCCGGTATGCAGATTAAGGCTTTGACAAATGAGAACCATGAGCTTTCTCTGAAGTTGGAAGTTGCTCTTGCAAAACTTGAAGTGGTATGTTTCATGAtacttgtattttaattatgcgGATTTCAATGGTTTGCttcatttattcttttaatatttggaTCGATGATTTCATTATCCATTCAAAATtacttttctccttttttttggttgtagTATGAGAAAGGAAGTTCTGTTTTTTCTGAACTGATGGAGAAGATGAAGGATGTTATCGTTATGTCAAGTTTGATGAAAGCTACTGAAACAGCAGTCAACATATCATCTGAAGCAATACGCAAGGCTCTTTCTGCTCAGGGTGTTGTTCGAAAACCTGAAACTTCGGCtaagaaaaataagaagaaatgaCGGAACCGAAGTTCATCTGATTGTCTACTTATTGTAAAAGTGTACCATGTAATATCTTCAATGTTAGAATGTGTTCTTTTAGTTATAACCTAGGCTTTTTTAGTTCTCTTTTCATAATCACTAAGTTTGCATGATCAAGATGATGTACCATTATTGCTTCTTGTTACCAGGAAGCGACTCTTGATCCAAATCATATTCATATCAGTTTGCACCATGAAAATTTGGGGTATTTTGCTACTTCATTATAACAGTTTGCGGCAATCAGATTTGCATTTTCATTTTCTAGCCTGGATTTCTTAGTCAGCAGTGCCTCCAATGGAAGCTTCACCTTTGAGGTAAAAAACAAAGACCAAAGGTAATAACATCCTTCTGATGTGGTTCTCACATGGCAGCAAATGTGGCAAAAATGAAGCAAATAAACCAGGAGCTACAAATCCCTCCAAGAGTTCCCCAGAAAacacgaataaaaaaaaaaattattttctacatTGGTTTTGTTTTCATCGATATTTgtataaacaatattaatattttaaaagcatacatattgaataaataactAAGAACTATAACATttaaacccccaaaaaaaaaaaaaaaaaaaaaggaaaaagaataacTCTTCACAAAACATGATaaatatgagcaaaataagaaaTACGATAGCCAAATTTGAGCAAGGAAAAaacatggaagaaaaaaaaaatctaatgatTACCATATATGTGGAAGTGAAGAAGTATTGGAGTTTATGATCTGGGTTTTCCTCTCTGAGCTTTTCCCTGACCTCTGGTCCAGATCTTCTCCAAGATTTATATGCTTCTCACTTATCCTTGGTCTGGGTTTTATCTATCAACATCTTCCATTTGTGTGCTCACTCTTCTACTTCATCAATATATGACCACAACTCCTTAATTGAACAAGAGACTGAAAACATATATTCACTTTTAAGCCAAAGCTGTAAAACTTCAAAGGCTCACTGAGATGCAAAATTTGCCCTTGTCGATAATATTGTAACATCCCAATTATTCTAATGCCAAGTTATGCATTTCCACCAACTAAACAAGTTGTCCAGTTTTCcttcaaataaaaagaaaggaattttCCAGCTCCTCCAGATGCCAAAGCTTAATGAAAGAATGATGAGAAAAGATTGTCCAAAGTTTCAAAAATGAAATTGGACTTGTAaatagcaaccaaaaaaaaaaaaaaaaaaaaaaaaagagagaagaaaagaaaaaaaaaaaaaaagcagatttcattaaacaatatttcaaaatcaaaactgATGGAATTCTTATGACCACTGCCACATAAGTTGAATACCCATTCTaggaaaataaaacacaaaagtaTTTTGTCTCAAGTCCTAATTACCAATTTGGTTTCTTTGGAAAGTGTCTTTAAAAGCAAATTTTCCTGAAGAAAAAACATTTAAACCGCTCAAGTTTCTTCCAACTAATAAGAGGAGTTGGCGTTAGTGACAGTTCAATTCAATGTATCCTTATAGGGAAATATgtatgatataaaaaatatatatatatatatatatatttcaataaaataaggAGGCAATCATATATTGGGTAAATTAGTAACTTGACATTGAAGTGGGTTTTTATAGAACTTACCACTCGACACAAAGTGCTAAGCCCAGTTGTAACCTCTAGGCCCCAACTAGAGCCCCAAATAGAAAAGGGCCTCGAATCCAACCCAAAATGACAACAATAAATACCCCTTTATGTCCCCAAAACCCTTCCAAATCTCATGATCGTGTTATCTTCTTCATCCCCAAAAACCCTCGTTCCTCTTCCTCACCTTCACTCACACTCCGCTCCACCAATGGCTCAAACCCTAGCTCGAGCCATAGCCACAGCCACGGCGCGTAAGCCAATGGCCTCAATCTTTCTCTCCAAGCGTCTTttctcctccaccaccaccacctccattACCAAGCCTCCATCTGTCCCATCTCTTCTCTTCGGCCGTCGATCTGTAGCTCCTCTATACCACGCCGTCCAGTCACTTCCCAGTCCCACAACCCGGTTCACAACGATCCGATGCCGGGTCAACCGGTCCGGAAGCTACTCGCCGCTTAACTCCGACTCCAACTTCAGCGACAGGCCACCTACTGAGATGGCCCCTTTGTTTCCCGGATGCGATTACCAGCACTGGCTCATCGTCATGGACAAGCCCGGTGGCGAAGGTGCTACCAAAGACCAGATGATTAAGTGCTACATTGAAACCCTTGCTAAAGTTGTTGggaggtaatttttttttttttttttggggaactcTCTGGAAATGGGGACTTTTGGAATTTTGGTTATCTGGgtcattatttttgtttgttttattttctgggTTCTGAaaaatttgtgattttttttggaTGTCTGATTTATTGTTTTTGCGAAATGGTTGGGATTTTGTAATGGTTTTCTATGAAAAGTATGAACTGTGTGTTTTGTTATGGTGTTGTTTCAGCGAGGAGGAAGCTATTAAGAAGATTTACAATGTGTCATGCGAAAGGTATTTCGGTTTCGGTTGCGAGATAGATGAAGAGACTTCAAATAAGCTCGAAAGTATGTGTGATAGAGTTTAGTTCAGTTGGGCTTCTATAATTTTCCTGTGTTAtcgattatatttatatataattaatgttaTTCTCTTCTTAATAGACATCCCGGGTGTTTTGTTTGTGCTTCCTGATTCCTACGTTGACCCTGAATACAAAGACTATGGTGGTAAGTTTTTATGCTTgcatagttttattttaatttcttcccgTTAGTCTTTTTtctggttattttattttattgttttgaagtTAAGTTTTTGTAGTATTACTGGTGCTGATGGTTTTGCTAATTAGTTTTCATTATGTTCTTAGTCCATCTTGGCAAAGCTGAAGAGTCTTACGGACAatgtttagttttgaatgctAATGGACTTATATCAAATGTCTCTCTTAACTGTTCTGTGCTTTGAATAATTGGTGGAGTTGCAGATCAGTAGAGATGAAacattgtaaattatttttcGAGTGCATGTTTTGGTTTGTATTTATCTTTACATTTGTATATCGTATGGAGTTCCTTATCTTGCTTTTATTGATGTTATTACCCGAGAGCAGCAGTTCTGGGAAGCTTGAGACTTTTATACTGTTTAGAGGATTGATTTGTTGTTCATTTAAGGATATTCAGTGATAAAGTACCATAAGTGAGTGTGTAAAATTTGTATTGGTAAAGAATCTAATGTTAGTGATGATTCACTTAATTAGTTTGAACATGTTCCTCGTCCATCTTGGCAAAGCTAAGAGTCTTAGGGGCAATGTTTAGCTTTGAATGCTAATGGACTTATATTGAATGTCTCTCTTAACTGTTCTGTGCTTTAAATAATTGGTGGAGTTGCAGATCAGTGGAGATGAAACATTAATTGTAGCTGCTTGCAGAATTGAGTGCAAGTGAAAGTGCATTCTGTTTGTGTTTGTTTTAGATTAAACTTCCATCTTccttatgaatttaattaagttTACGAAACTGAAATTTCAGCTTTCATAATGTTGTTTCGAGTTGTTTATTTATACTGCCCtgtaaaaaaaggtaaaaacatATCCTGACAATTGACAATTTAtcatttgtgatttttttttccttctcatccTAGTCCATCTTGACAAAGCTATCAGCCTAGAATAGGCAATTTCTAGCTTTGAATGCTAATGGACATAGATAAATTCACCCATCCTGTTTCTGTTACTTCTTGTAATTTCGTGGAGTTGCGGAAGTATTAGAGGATACATTGGTTTTTATTCGTCCTCCCACAGGGCGTTTAGGTTGTCACAATAAGAACAGAATGTATCTTATAGTCCGATGCCGAAGTTACTTCTTATGTTTGAAGTTGTCAACTTCACTCCCTAATTGAGGAGGCCTGGCCAATCCCTGACTTAAAAATGGATTGTAGTCTCTAATTTAGCTTGAAAAGTTACATTGGAAAACCTGTTAATCATGCCCAATTTGATCTTTGCCGTACATTCTTTTATTGTTGCAGCTGAGTTGTTTGTGAACGGACAAATTGTTCAAAGGTCACCAGAAAGGCAGAGGAGGGTGGAACCGCAGCCGCAGAGAGCTCAGGACAGACCAAGATACAATGATAGAACTAGATATGTGAGGAGGAGGGAAAATGTGCAGTAAATTGGCAATTGGGAAAAGATTATCTATGTAGATATTTTTTCGGAAGAACATTTATGGTTTTGTCCTAGAACTCATAGTTGGACTTTGTAACCGTGAAATATATGAACCTAGAATTATTAAATTCCTAAGGTTTGTATTAGTTTGGTTACCCAGAAGAAGACTGTGTATTTGCTTAATGACACAAATTGAACgcttctttatatttatatttgccaGTAATTACCATTTCATCAGTAAGTGTTGGTTCATTTTACCAGTGGTAAAAACTACTATTTATTTGGGCAATTAGTTCATTTTatcaatgataaaaattatggttttctCGAGTTCAATCCCCCCAAACCCaatattaacccaaaaaaaaaaaataataataataataataaaaatcaactgaaaaataaaagaaatgggACTATAATTTtcaactcaaaaataaaaaatcagtgtgttataactttttataaattttcttttttggtaaatctgTGTGTTATAACTTGTTAATAAGAATTTCTATGACGAAGAAAAAACTCTCTTTAACAGAAGTGACATAATattacccaaaaagaaaaaaaaaagaaggaaataacataaattttacattagaaaaaaaattaaaagacaaaaagaaaaaaagaaaaaaagaaaaaaaaaagcgggTACAAGTGTCAAAATATTGGATAGGATGCATAGAGGAGATGATCGAGTGAGGGTTGCCTGAAATCGAATTAGTGCTTTTGGTTCACTGCACACACAGATAATAGTGGTACAGAGATAGACGAGGGTTTCTAGGTTTTCCCAAAATTCCCAAACCCAAttcctaattatttttattatatttttttgaaagtcGCCCACTTTCACTTTCACACTAATCACTTCACTTCCGCTTTCCTTGGGTCCTTTCTTCCTGCTATATTTTCTTCGTTCGTCTGCGAAAGGTACAACCCTCATCTGCTTCAACCTAATGGGAACATAAAAAAGATTGTTCTTTTTCTATGAATTATTGCTTTCCgtggctttttttttgtttagctgATATTAGATTTTACTGGGTTTTTAGTGGTTGGTCTCTCTTTATTGAGGGGTTTGTGGGGATGACTGGGTTTTATGCTGTGGTTGGTAGAGATTgattctgaattttttttttttttcctggttaTATCTCAAGAGTGATTGTTAATTTTGTATCTTTTTAAGTTCTAGTGAATGAGAGATTGGACAAACATGTTGTATTATGCCCATCTATTATTGGTAGTTGTAGTTTATGTGAATTTAATACATTTATTGCtttgatattcaaaatcaaatgtttcttttaattttatttattttttacatggaTGCAGAGATAGTTGCTTTAGAAACATCCTGAAAGCAGTCAATGCAACAACTCGCTTGTAGGAGAGGTTTATCTTAGTTAGATGTTCTTGATTCTGTATTGGGGCATCATAATATTGTTGGTGGTGGTGCAGTGAGTAGCAAGATGAACACATATAGCCGGCATAAAGAGAAGAATGGAAAAAGTAGCAGGGTTTCAGTGCCTGAGAATGATGAAGGAAGTGCTGCTCGAACAAGGCCTTTCAGCTTTGAAGAGATTATGCTTAGGAGGAAGAACAAGAACTTAACAGAAAATGTCAATGAgggagctcttggaggagaaatTAGGTCAAGGGAAGACATCGTTGAGCATGTTTCTCGTGGATTTGAGTCTGAAAGAGACTACGGACACCTTAAAGATTCTTCCCCCATTGCTGAAAAGTATCCATCAGAAGAACCAGTGAAACAAAGTTCCAGAAACGAAGAGAAGAATACTTCCTTGAATGCTAATTCTAGAGGTGATTTTGATAGAGGGAAAGATAGTGGAAGTCATGGCATGGAAATCAAAGTGAAGGCAAGACTAAAAAGTATTGTAAATGAGGTTAAAGGAGGGTTAAATGACAGTCAAATATATGATAGGAGAAAAAATGAAGTAAATTCTAGAAAGGAAGAGAAGAATACTGGGTTAAATGACAATCAAATATATGATAGGAGAAAAAATGAAGTAAATTCTAGAAAGATAGAGAAGAATACTAACATAAAAGCTAAATATGAGGATGATTTTCATAAAGGGAAAGATAGCCGGAGTGGTGAGTTGGAAACCAAATTGAAGTCTAGACCGCACAAGATGGATAGTAAAGTCAAAGGAGGCAAATATGACAGAGAAACTTTTGGTAGGGGGAAATATGATAAGCTTTCAGCTAATAGTATCCCAAATAAAGCTGAAAAGAGGCATTCAAAGGATATGTCTGTAAAGGAGAGTCATGCTGACCAAAGTAAAGGTAATtctgaaagagaaagaaagagaaaatatgaAAACGGAGATGATGAGAAAGCTAAAGGCAGAATTTCTGCTAAGAAACATGATCCAGGTAGGCATCATGACTCAGATATTTCAGAGAGAAAGGATAGGAGAGAATGGTCAAAACTACATGTTGAAGAATCTAGGCTGAAAAGAAGACGGTCTAGGAGTAAAGAACATGAGGATAGAAATAGAAGGTCGACATCTCACTCCCCAAGGGCAAACAAGCATACATCTTCTTATAGGGGGGAGCATAAACAGCTTCCTACACATTCCCTGAAGGATAGGTCTGGAAGACTGCATTCTGACGTTGACAGGAGTAGAGTGTCAAATAATGGCTCAAGTAGTCAATATCTTCGAAACGATGACTTTGCAAGTGGAATTGGTGGCTACTCCCCGAGGAAGAGGAGAACTGAAGCTGCTGCTAGGACTCCTCCACCAGCTAGTCATTTGCCAGAGAAGAAAAGTGCCAAGTGGGATCTCCCACCTGCAGCAACTGACAACACATTATCTTCTTCAGTTCCTTCTAGTTTTGAGTCATCAGTCAATACTGTGTCCTCAAATGCACCTCAGTTGGCTAGTGCTATTCCTGTTACATCTACCACTATGAAGCCTATGTCTGGGGTTTTTGCCAATGCTTTATCAACTAAAAAGTTTGCCTCCTTTGACTCTGTTCAACTAACACAAGCTACCCGGCCTATGAGAAGGCTTTATGTCGAAAATGTACCTTCTTCGATATCTGAGAAAGCTTTAGTGGAATATATTAATGGTCTTTTGTTGTCATCAGGTGTTAATCATGTCCAAGGAACCCAACCATGCATTAGCTGTATTGTAAGTGTGTAGTTTTATGACCATGTACATTTTATGCTTCTCATTTATATAAGTGCAATTTCATATAGGTTTATGGATGCTTTACCTATGTACACTGCAGATTAACAATGAGAAGGGGCAAGCTCTTCTGGAGTTTCTTACACCTGAAGATGCCTCAGCAGCTCTTTCTTTTGATTGTAGTTCTATTTCTGGTTCCACTCTAAAACTTAGACGCCCGAAGGACTTTGTTGATGTGGCAGTAAGAATAATAACcttttgttcttatttttgttACTGCCTTACTGTTTTTATTTGCTTGTTTGATTTTATCTCTGTGACATAGAATCTAGAAGGCATATGATCTTTGGATTGGATGTTCATTTAAGGTGAAATTTAGTTGGTCCATAATATCTCCACTGCTTGTTTGTTAATAATGCAATTGGTGTTTcctatttttttgattttgtttatctatttaattttaatgacTTTTGGCTGATCATATGAACGTATAAGCTGTACAGGAGTTGACTTAAATATCTTTCTGcatgtttattttttgattagTCGAAGAACATTCTGTTTTAAGACTGTGGTCATCATTATAATGAGTTAAAACTCTGCGAATTTTCCAAACAGCCAAGTTCATCTGTAATTGATTTTCAGTATTAGCACTGGGATTTCTTGCTGTAGCATCACGAGCTTTCTGTTAAAGATGGAATGTTATATTGTATTGATATGTTAGATTTTTTTCTGACTGTCATGTTCAAATCTTTTAAATAGGGAGTTTGTGTTGGGTGTGTCGTAATTCACATTCAGGACGGTGATGAAGCTGACTCCTAATATGACGATTTTCAGGTGTAGTGACAAGTTTGATGTGCTTGcagctttcttcttttttttttttttttttttttttggtcttttggcGTTGGTTTTGACCATAGCTCTAGGCTATTAAACAAATGCCATACAGTTTttgctttatttaattttcaacttTTAGGTTGCACGTGATGTCATGCTGTTAGGTTACCTAATAATAAATCTCTGTGGTATAGGATACTATCTGTTGCTTGAATTTTCTCTATGGCAGACCGTAAAATGTGAATAAGACTTACGTATTAGGGCCCGTTGTGTGCTGATATTTTCTTCTTACTCATAACGATTAGCATATAGTTGCAGTTACTTGTGTTTGTACATGTGGCTATTGTCTTTAATGCAATGCTTGTACACCAACTAACCACCTTGAGagggtttttggtttttttggatgATCGCCTAGAGAGTTTTTGAACGATGAGTTTATAGCTAATAATGGATGAACTGCATTTATCCTTTTAGATATTTCCTTTGCGAAACTTTCTTACCTAGCCCTTAAGACATTGACTTTTATTTAGCTTCCTTAAGAAGGCGAAACATAATTTATAACTTTCAGTATTTTTTTAAGGCTGTTAATATTCTATTATATGAAGCTTATAGTTTGTTGAAGATGTTCTTAACTTTTAACGTGATTTTTGTTGTGGAAGTGTGAAGTTGATTTGTAGGTgtgcaaaattttaaatcatataattGCTGTCCACTTGCTGGCTTGTGTCTATACTGCTTCTAATTGATATTGGTTTGTTTCAATGAAATATCCCATACCATAGTTTATCAGTCATTAAAAAAATGTGTGCTCAGTCCTTTATTGATGAAAACATCGAGTCGAAgctggttttatttatttattttttatttttattttttccggcTTTTGGTTTTTAAGTGTGTAGGAAGCAAGTTGCATCACAATGTTTAATGCTAAGAAAATGTATCGATGATCTCATTGTACTGAGACTCTATTTAGGTTATTAAAAATCTAGAACTTTAATGAGGAGATATTTCATAATAAATGAGACATAACCTAGGTTCTTCTTTTTAAGTGGTTCAAGTGTGGTGTATGGAGTTAAAGTAGAATCCTTGGTCTTGAAGATTGAATCAATTgatgatatttgaaattgtgGTGTGTTCAATTAGGATGCTTAAATGATAACACTGCTAATTTTTATAGACTTCTGTATTTATGCTACTTTTATAAGAATCATATAATGAATGTTAAGACTTTTTAATTGAAAACAAGTAAAATTATAAGCTCGAT contains the following coding sequences:
- the LOC107411920 gene encoding multiple organellar RNA editing factor 2, chloroplastic, which translates into the protein MIVLSSSSPKTLVPLPHLHSHSAPPMAQTLARAIATATARKPMASIFLSKRLFSSTTTTSITKPPSVPSLLFGRRSVAPLYHAVQSLPSPTTRFTTIRCRVNRSGSYSPLNSDSNFSDRPPTEMAPLFPGCDYQHWLIVMDKPGGEGATKDQMIKCYIETLAKVVGSEEEAIKKIYNVSCERYFGFGCEIDEETSNKLENIPGVLFVLPDSYVDPEYKDYGAELFVNGQIVQRSPERQRRVEPQPQRAQDRPRYNDRTRYVRRRENVQ
- the LOC107411896 gene encoding uncharacterized protein LOC107411896, yielding MAKVNSNPSKAENTAKLSNQKKRKRYQPGSLRRSDRIMNLPSGNQEIQPVVEAITVIESDNEDEEHTSVGDEVPELNNANVEEEQPEPALNNKSVEEKIDYIAQLLESQQNVKVKEECFPSASPNMTYKSLYVDAQNKIKALTNENHELSLKLEVALAKLEVYEKGSSVFSELMEKMKDVIVMSSLMKATETAVNISSEAIRKALSAQGVVRKPETSAKKNKKK
- the LOC107411919 gene encoding splicing factor U2af large subunit B translates to MNTYSRHKEKNGKSSRVSVPENDEGSAARTRPFSFEEIMLRRKNKNLTENVNEGALGGEIRSREDIVEHVSRGFESERDYGHLKDSSPIAEKYPSEEPVKQSSRNEEKNTSLNANSRGDFDRGKDSGSHGMEIKVKARLKSIVNEVKGGLNDSQIYDRRKNEVNSRKEEKNTGLNDNQIYDRRKNEVNSRKIEKNTNIKAKYEDDFHKGKDSRSGELETKLKSRPHKMDSKVKGGKYDRETFGRGKYDKLSANSIPNKAEKRHSKDMSVKESHADQSKGNSERERKRKYENGDDEKAKGRISAKKHDPGRHHDSDISERKDRREWSKLHVEESRLKRRRSRSKEHEDRNRRSTSHSPRANKHTSSYRGEHKQLPTHSLKDRSGRLHSDVDRSRVSNNGSSSQYLRNDDFASGIGGYSPRKRRTEAAARTPPPASHLPEKKSAKWDLPPAATDNTLSSSVPSSFESSVNTVSSNAPQLASAIPVTSTTMKPMSGVFANALSTKKFASFDSVQLTQATRPMRRLYVENVPSSISEKALVEYINGLLLSSGVNHVQGTQPCISCIINNEKGQALLEFLTPEDASAALSFDCSSISGSTLKLRRPKDFVDVATGDPDKSMTAVDTISNVVKDSPNKVFIGGISKSLSSKMLLEIVSAFGPLKAYHFEINEDLNEPCAFLEYADQSVTVKACAGLNGMKLGGKVLTVLQAVHGAASLENTAGSSLYKIPEHAKPLLMQPTQIIKLKNVFNVEDLSSLSEQEVEDIVEDIRLECSRFGTVKSVNVVRKGNSQITTSGACEIIKNTETTGLEQNSGCEIKNVETDTFEAHRNGEVSGSDSVDNLNNVELKEDGVATGEDDKPADCMNTSSSIHEELSNRLNSPKEVLECSNDKVADTISTDDIGSENKLVVEEESCLEEEVDGKEQKHGGQLDGSVGAESHEMGKVDMEDDDSDVGSVFVEFGRVEASCTAAHCLNGRLYDDRIVTVDYVAPDYYRKRFPK